In Meleagris gallopavo isolate NT-WF06-2002-E0010 breed Aviagen turkey brand Nicholas breeding stock chromosome 6, Turkey_5.1, whole genome shotgun sequence, the genomic stretch tttttttNNNNNNNNNNNNNNNNNNNNNNNNNNNNNNNNNNNNNNNNNNNNNNNNNNNNNNNNNNNNNNNNNNNNNNNNNNNNNNNNNNNNNNNNNNNNNNNNNNNNttttcctctttttccccaCCATTTTTCCCTTTCGGAAACGCTCCCGCATGAACGCCGTTCACCGCCGCGGTCGGTGCCGCGCGTATCTGCCCCTGGGTGAGGATTCGGGGCGGCTTCACGCCGCGGAGGCGGCCGGAGCCGAAAGAGCCGAGCTCGGGCCCCGCGATGCCCTGTCCCGAAGCACCACCGCAGTCCCGTACTGCGCCAGGGCCGAAATCCCCGCGCTTCCCCCGCGCTCCCAGTCGGCGCATCTCGGAACAGAGTTCCCCCCGTTGTCCGCTGCCCCCCTGAGCCCCTTTCTCGGCTGCAGGGCTCGGCAGAGCGGTGGCAAGGTGCGGCACAAGCGGCAGGCGCTGCAGGACATGGCGCGGCCGCTCAAGCAGTGGCTCTACAAACACCGCGACAACCCGTACCCCACCAAGACCGAGAAGATCCTGCTGGCCCTCGGCTCCCAGATGACCCTGGTGCAGGTAAGAGACCCCCCGCCCGGACGGGAGGGACGGGGGCAGCCAATGCTGGGGCCGCAGGTGCGGTCGAGGTCATCGGCGCAGCTGGGGAGAGCTGGGCACGTCCTTCCCTCTGCCGCCCTCCAGCATCGCCCCGTGCCCGCTGGTGGCAGTTCCCACACGTGGGCTGTGAGGGCTGAGGGCAGCGAAACGCGCGTTTCCCCTCCTCCCTTGCTGGGAGAAGGCGTGCTGCATCCTTTATCTCACCCACAAGAACAACGGGAAGAGTTTGGCATGGGCTTTAAAAAACTTCAGATTCGCCCCAGAATCAATAACGGGATATGTCAGCACACGGCAGGGTTGTTCAGGAAGCTGTAGGGAGTGACTCGTTTCCCTTTTGAAAACAGTCTGGAACAGAAAGCATCGCACTGCTCCGATAGCAGCCACCACCTGCCACCCCCCAAACCCACTCTGCCTTGTGGGCACgcagtgctcagcagctcaTGGAGCGCTTCGGTGCCACACAGTGCAGCCAGAGGTAGCTGTGCTCACAGGTACAGCCCCGCTGCAACAACAGGAGGGGTGCAGTTGGCTGCAGATGTTAGTAAATCTGATGGCTTCATTCCCTTTTGCCATCTGGTGCTCCATGCAAACGTGTGGTGTGATGCTGCCGGTCGCTGAGCGATGCTGTCCCGGCTCTGGATGCTGCAAGGATTGATGCATTGTGAATGGTCTCATTCTCGTACTGCTGCTGGGTGCATGACGAGAAACACGTGTTGGCAGGATGGGTCCTCAGTGCTCTACCCAGTCTTTGATGTGTCAACTGTGGGGCACTTGACAATACCAGAGTGGGAGAGCAGGTGGCAATCCGGAGTTATAATTCTGAGCTCCTGCAGAAAAGGCAGCGCTCCGAGCTCCCATTCTCCTAACGTTGGTGAAAGGGGACACTTTTACACTTCAGTACCTCACTGTGGAACTGCTGCACTACTAAAATACCATTACTTCgacaaaaataatattaatgtcTCAGAAAATGCCAATTATAGCTGGAAGATACagttaaaataacttctttgctttgtaaAAACATGCATGTAAGGTTTGctcagacttttaaaaatatgattgGATAAACACTGTCCATGCAGTGCTGCAATTCAATAGGAGCAGTTTATTGAACTCCAGCTTTCAGAATATTCCCATATTTTTACATGAAATTTAAAACGTACATCCAGAAAATGTGTCTGGAGAATTTCACATTTGTGACATATTGAGGagttctcttctttctttataaaaGCCACGGAATGAATATACAATGGGAAAGTGTCTGGTGGTGGTTTTTGCAGTACTCCTCAGTAGGTCCTGGTTGGGATGTGCTGTGTTTGTCTCTGTAGCAGCACCAAGGGAGCCATGGCCACTGCTCCACGGAGCACTATGATTTATGGCAGGTGTAggatgaaatgaaaaagagttACAGAGTGCTGCATTTATCCCTGCTAGACCCccatggctctgctggattTACACCGAAGCTGAATTTGAGCAGTTTATTTCTACAAAATGGAATATTTGAAAGAGTTGTGCGAAGCAGCACATCCATCTTCATTTACAGAAGCACGCCATCAAAAAGAAGCCCCAGATGTTTCTTCCATCACTTGGTCCACTGCTTTTTTAATTCAGGAATAGCGTAGCATCTGTACAAGAGGTAAATAAGTAggtctggcagcagcagcaatccCTGAGCCTGGAGGAACAAAACAGCACCCACCCCTCCTTGGCTTTCATGTGCCCAGAGAGAGCCAGGCTGCAGTTCAGATCAGTGTTCTTATTCTTGGTGATCTCAGCCACACTGGGTGCATCTGTAACAACTTCCCTGGATCTGCTGGAAAGCTTTGTCTCTCCTCCAGACAGCGTCTCTGGGGATTGCTTTTCTAGTCTAATAACACCAATCATTACTGGAGAAGCAGGAATCAGTGTGGTGTCTTCCCTCTGGGCTATGCATCTTCATGCTGAACTCGCATCTTACTCTTCCCCCATTTCTCAGCTCTCAAGTTGCAGCTTTCTTCTCCAAAGGGTGCCGCTGAAAATCCCTCCAACCTTAGGAAAGTTCTTCAGCGGCCACCTGGGGTGTGGTGTTGGTCCGTGTGTCATCAATGGTGAGGCTGCAgcccttctttcctttcatctgaCAAAGCTTACTCCAGTACATACCGTATTCCAGTCTGTGCCATCCGCCTGAATGGATGTGGCATGGATATAGCTAATCCTTTTGTGAGATAAATAGGTAAACACACAGCTCTGTTTTTCACCGTATCTTTAGGACAGAATCAGAATGCCGAATTTTccactattttattttcattagttCTGCTGTCACTCAGTTGGCTGactttaaattaatttctcctccttccccagtaCTTTGGCTTAGCCCCGTGCTCCCTGGTGCAGCGTGACAGAGGGGCTCTCCCACCTTCAGAGGGGAAGTCAGACTCTTTCAGGGAGGTAGGATTTTGCAGCAATCATAAATCATCTTGTTTCTCAATAAGTACTAGCAAAACCCGGTGCACATTCTGGGCTGCCTTCTTCCTGAGCAGTCCAACGAGGTCTTCAGGAGTCCTCAAGGCAAATGTTATTGCAGCTTGCAGTCCAACAGCCGAAAGTTTTCTGCTTCCCGAACTGCCAAAGCAGGAAACCAGAAAAGCAATATAAATTGAGAAAGCATTTTATGTTTTACTCCAATTAGATTATGATTCAGAATCCAATAATTTCTCCTATTAATGTGCTATTAACGTgctacattttcatttgtattatTACCGCGGtgcttgatttattttattttaaattttgttttagacgttcttgtgaaataaaaaagaaaaatggccaTCTATTCCTTCCAGAAAGAAACATGAATAGCTGTATTGTAGAAGAGCAGCTTTCTGCAATACTAGGATTAATACACGGGTCATGCGCTGCTGTGGATTTAATAGTATTCGGATCCACACAGGCATATCAGGATTACTGGGGGAGGAGCATTGCTCGATTTGTTCCCATTCTGAAACCTCAGCCACTCTTAAGCACGGAAGCAGAACAAATCACAACTGGTCTGAGGAGGCTCTTCAGAAGTAAAGCCAGAGGGTCAATATTTCTTGATGCCGATATAAGTACTTGATgctctctggaaatggctgagctgATGTAAAGCATGAATGCTAGGAAGCACTTTCTATTATCATTCTCCCTGttggctttttctgttttttttcatttgtacgCAATAGCTGTGTGATTGTTGCTGTTGGTTGTGCAGTTTTTCAGGATGCTTAGTTCCTGGGGATTTCAGAGATAAACCTCTTTTTACTATGGCTTGTGTATAAATCACTGCaggttttattgttttgttttgtttttgagatgtTTGGAGATCACAGTAATATAAGGTAGGACCTTCATGGAAGATGGCTGGCTCTTGAGTGGATTTACCTAACTTTCTTTCATCCTCAACATGGTTTGTTTAATTTGGAATGAGTTTCTGGAGTGAGTGCTTGCTGCTTTGTGTTCTATCAGAAAACCTTTCCTGTAAGTGCTGACTGAAGGTTATTCCACAGTGATCACATAACTACGACTTCCTCCTCTCATAGCAGAAAACTTGAAATATGACTCATCTTGTCACACTGATATCCAGGATGCAACGAGTTGGCACAGGAAGAATGATCCCAAAATAAACCAAGAGTACCAGGCAAAAATCACTCTCGCTaaatttaattgcttttatgTATGAGTCACGCTAATACTgtcctctcttcctttcctatgATGAAATattgataaaatatttcaaagtgtAATGGtatgcagcaaaacaaaatctctCTTGCGAGatggggaggagctgctggctcgGTGAGGTGATGTTGGACTCCAGGCTGGTCTGTTCTTGTCATCCCGTGTCTGGTTTCCGAGCTCCCCTACATCCTGCCGCAGGCAGGTGGCTCGTGCTGCAGCTGAGCGGTCTGCAGCGAGTTTGTTCATGGCATCAGAAGGTGGATGGGCGCCAAGCCACCCTTTCTGGTTTACTATAATGATTGCTCTGTCAATATGATGAATATAAACAAGCAGCCTTGGAGAAGAGTGAATGTTACTTACTCTTTGCTGCCAGCTACGGCTTTGGTCTCCTAACCTGTCGCTGCAAACtgtgtgctttgtgctgtgtTGACTGTGTAGGCCTGAGGGACAACACCACGTGTCCATTTGCTGTGTCAGACTCTAGAAAATGCTCTGCATCTGGGAGCTAAGAAAATACGTACCTTCCCATCTTTAGCAGTCCCTGTGCAAGGGATTTGTATCTCTGCTGGTCTTCACCTTTTCTGTGACAGGAACAGttgcagaagctgctgctctgtagAGCAAATGTCTGATTTCTGTGTAATTCAATGTGTGCTGTGGTCAGTGCCGTACTGCCCAGGTACCCGGTACTGCTCTCTTTGTGTCCTGAAAGAATCTAGGCTTTTGGATAACCAAATGCAGAACAGCTCTTCAGCAGTTTTATTGTAGCCCATGTAAATGTCAAATGCAAACTACCTAACATCAGTTATTAATTTTATCTCAGGATGTTAGTAATATATCAAAGATTTGTATGGGAAGTTCAGGGTAttataaaaaaaaggaagatgaataTTTGAGGGCACcttcattaaatatttgttaataACCTATTGAGGGTTTGCTGACACTGCTCAAGGGTGGAAAGGCAGAACCTGAGCCACTCAGCAGCAGTTTCAGACTCCCGGTGCCCCAGGGTGTTTCCCTCATCTGCTCTTTTCGTGGGACATACATAAAGCTTGTGTACACTGTGTGGGCTAGATTTGtttatttccattgttttccAGGGAAGCtaatacattaatttttaagCAGGTCTCAAACTGGTTTGCCAATGCAAGACGTCGCCTTAAGAACACGGTCAGGCAACCAGACCTCAGTTGGGCTTTGCGAATAAAACTGTACAACAAATACGTCCAAGGGAATGCCGAAAGGCTGAGCGTGAGCAGTGATGACTCGTGCTCTGAAGGTTTGTTGGTGCTTTTTTTATCAATTTTACACTGATCAAAATGCATTTAGTAAGTCTCAAATACCACAGGTTAGCTCTGGTTTCTCATAACACTCAGCAGAGCCACCTCCGCTTGTGAATCAGGCTTTTTTTCTGGCTCCCAAATACTATTAGGAGTAGTTGCAAAACACTTGCAAGATGGGATTGTTTGGTTATTCAAGGGTTGCATGTTATATGCCTGCTTTGTGTAAAGCTTTCCTACTAGAAAAAGAATTGATAGTCCATTCAATTCTGCAAGGCTattctgatttaaaagaaaaaaagctttcatttgcCAGTTTAGGGAATTGAGAAGTCTCTGGACCGTTACTTTtctagaaggaagggatgcatCGATGTCAGATAATCAAGAGAACCTTATTAACTTCCAGGGGCTTTTTTTACCCACGTAAACGTATACACCACTGTAAATAATACTATGTGTAGTTTCATAccactgtgttttgtttctgtatttcagccACAAATGTTAGCCTTAAAGATTCACTGGAAATTTCTCCTGCGCAAATTAACAAATGTAGgaattttttaaacagtaatccatatttttaatagaacatTGTTACTAGTCAtgtatgggttttttttttcctgcctgttgtgaaggaaaaaagctgcagaaTGATGCCAGAGATGTGTACGGGgatttttagaagaaaacatttcaaattgtGCTCAGCTTCAGTTCTGTTTGTTCCAATTTCAGTTTGTACTCACATTTCTTTGGACAGCACTTTCACTTGAAAGATTGGTTGCAGGACAGCCACAAAAGTACAGTTTAACCAAATATGCCTAAATATGCCATAGTATTCAGGAGAAGCTATGATCATAAGAATTAAGCTTATTCATCCATATTTTGAAAAACTTACCACTGGTTTAAGgtacttctcattttctttttttttttttttcttacctgcCTCACCTTCATTATGAACAAGTTAGACCTAAAGACTGTTTCTACAGTTGGTAATAATAGCTAGAGTGTCTGAGAACCCTGGAAACTGCAGTGAGCAATAtgtgaacagaagaaaatgaaaatcacttTCTAACACTGAAGTTAAAAATTACTAAAAAATTACTAGCTTTAGTTATATTAATAGCAATTTAAACATGAAGAGAATGCCTTTTGTTAAATATTAGACATTTGCTATGTTAAtgcatctttcttcctttgttttcagatgGAGAAAATCCTCCAAGAAACCATATGAACGAAGGGGGATACAACAAACCAGTTCATCACACTGTGATTAAAACTGAAAGCTCAGTCATAAAAACAGGAGTGAGACCAGAAACAAGTGCCAATGAGGATTACGTGTCACCTCCCAAATACAAAAACAGCTTATTGAATCGTTACCTGAATGACTCATTGAGACATGTCATGGCTACTAACGCAGCTATGATGGAAAAACAAGGCAAAGGAATCACTCTGGTTCATTTAGTTCCAATGAATTTGAGGAGGAATTGGTGTCTCCATCATCATCAGAGACAGAAGGCAATTTTGTCTACCGGACAGGTAAGGGATTCTTCCTACATCATTTTTGATACAGTTGGCTTTGGTGTGTGTTCTCACCTGGAATAGGTGTTGCCTAGTTGAGCCTTTTATGAGAGCTGATGACTCCTGTCCATCCTCTGTTATAGTAGTGGGAACTCCTGTCCATACCTTTGTTTGAGAGTGGATAACTCTTGTCCAACCCCTCCCATTCCTTGGTGCTGTCTACTTGGCTGTACTGAAGTTCcgtgctgctcagtgctgctcaatgaagctgcttcttccttttaaaTGGAGCAGGGCAGATTTTTGAAGGATGCTCACAGGTCTGTTTGCTGGCACTAAGGCAAGCCTAATGAGGGAGACAATTCCTGAGCGTTTTGTTAGTAAGGGAGGGCTGGAAAAGAAGTAGAGGGATGTGCTGTGTAGTCCCAGACAAAGGGTAGAGGGCTTTGTGTTTTCCTGGTGGGTGTTTTGTGGCCACATGTTCATTGGGGGAGTGcacatgactttttttcccctactgtTCATTCCATTCACTGTCCTCGGGGTGCCTTCTCAATCATGTGGCCATTTGAATCTCTTACGATTACATGAATTCAGACCAATCTCTGCATCACTCTCCAGACACAGTGCACTGGACTAAGGGGCCATATAATTATCTTGATTTAATGTTCTGGAGAGGTTACATGTAATTTATAACTTAAATCTAATCAGTAACAGCATAAAAGCATGATTTATACCATCCATTGTGTTGCTGGTCAGAGGAAAGAATGTGGCACTGCCTGGTCCATGCCAACAGATTACCATAAATTAGGGCAATGTTGGAACTGCTTAGGTCCCTGAAGGGCAGCAAGTGCTGGAGAGTCCTCTAAAGCTCTGGAGGCCTCCAACAGCATCTCAGGGTTTACACTCATTGCAGCAGCCTGTGAGGTTGGCTGTTTCTCAAGCATCATTGCTTtgaggatggatggatggacactGATGCAAGATGCTGGAGGGCTTTGCATTTAACTAGAATAGATGTAGATGCAGTACTTGGTTCCTCATGGCTCTCCTGTGGGCTGGCTCACTGCCCATCACCTCCACAGCCCCTCAGGTTTGCAGCCTTGGTGTGCTCCTTCTTCCCAAGTATATTCAACATGGTTTGTGTCCCTGTGGGGGAACAGCAGGTTTCCAGAAGGTCTAATGCTGTGGTGGGGCTGGGAGGATGTTGGTGCACGTGGGTAGTCCGGGGATGACCAAGGGGGAATGGAGGACCCATAGAGGAATGGGATCTCATAGTGAGCAAGAACAGTGCATGCATGATGAATATGTTTCAAAATTAATTATCTCTGCTCAtttaagatatttctttttcaacataCCAAATGCATTTGGTCTGCATTATGGGCACATTGTCTgccaagttttatttttaagtgaaaagtTACTCAAGAGCAGATGCAGCAGCTCAGATATgtaaacttctgtttttctgtacttttatACCTTATAACTTAAAAACGGACacagtgattttttaaaaattgtaataaATTTGCTACTGGTTAAGTTTTTCTTGCCAAGTTTCTAACTGCTCTGAAAAATATGGTCTtcaaagagaaggctgagatggGCACACTCTGATGGCAATGAGTTTGCAGGCTGGGCTTGGctgactgaaaaacagcatttgtcCATAGAGCTAAAAACTAGCTTTGCAGACTGCTCATGAGATGGTATTTAAGTCACTTTTTAAACATCTTTGTTAATGTTTTGAAGCGCCATACCCTCTGGTGAGAAAACATCAGCAGCTTTCAGGATATAGTGTTATTCTTTTCGTGCTCCCAAAGCAGACAAGCAGTAGCCTgacaacagaaacagaaagatcaGTTATTTGGTATGTCCTGCCCACATGTGTGTGTACGCTCAGGAAATAACATATAAAAACAGGCTTTTGTCAGTCATAAGACTATAGCCCCACTGGTGATGTTGTAATGCAGGAATTGCCTACTTCATGACTAAATGCAGATATTTCCATGTTATCCTGAAACCTATTCAGAAATAGATGAAATTAGCCAAATGACTGTTAGATAGGAAGGAATAAATAtgggcattttattttttgaaatcttttctgtGTAGTTTGAACACCTGGGAAggcagctctccctgcagttGTGCAGCGGTTTGTGCAAAATAGCTGTAACCAACCCCATCTGGTTGAGTGAGACAGCAGAGTGTGTCCGACTGTGCCCCTCTGAGTAGCAAGGGAGTTTTTAGGTGTGGTGTCAGCACTTACAAGGAGCTcccctctgcagtgctgtgttacATGAAGCAGTgaacttttaagaaaaagagGCTGAAGCAGATTTTTGAAGTTCTTGATAGATGTTTTAGTTTATAAAGACGTTTTCAGTGGGATGTCAAAAAGCGTGCGGTGAAAATTGATTGACGTTTAATTTTGGAGAAAACTTTGGCAAGCTTGAGGTGCTCCCACGACCAGGAAGTCATTTGTTTTGAAGGGAAATGTTTATTGTGCTTTCCTGGAAAAGCAGGATTTGTAGCACTTCGTGAGCAGGGAGTTTactgccaggagctgctccgTGCTGTAGGTTGATCTCTGCTCTCGGCCACTTTGGTGCCCACGGGGCCTGCAGTTAGTGTGGCTGCAGGCGGCTCGGCAGTGTGTGCTGCGTTAGCTGGTATGAGCAGTGTCCGGtgacagaaacaagaaattgCAGTTTAAAGTTTATAAGGAAAATGGGTAGTGCCATTTCCCATTTCAGTCATTAACATGCTTATAAACACTGGCCCATATGCTACTCTGCATTCACACAACTGTGAAATCCCATGCAAAGATCAAGGACAGGCTGCGTAACACTGTGTCGAGAGATCAGCCTTGGTTTGTACCTCTACATTGTGAGCTCACGGGGAGCATTTTTAGTGCTGGAATAGGAGCAGCAAACACCAAGGTGCAGTCCCTGTGGAATCTGTCACAGATCCTACAGCCCTGTCCTCTCTGAGACAGGATATGGGATGCAGCAGGACGGAGAGCGGGGTGTGGGGGATACAGTGCAGGATGAAGGGAATGTGGTGTAGGATGCAAGGGATGCAGTGCGAGGTGGGGGATGCAGAGCAAAATGAGGGGGATATGGTGTGCGATACAGATGGAAGTGGTACTGGATGCAAGGGGACACAATGCACGATGTGAGGGGATATGTTGCACCgagagagagcagagcactgAGAAAAGACTGTGAGCATAATCAGACCTGTGAACATACTCAGACATGTCACATATGTAAGCATTTCTGTCGTAAGCTGATACgcttatttatatatatgaagTGACGTACGTGAATGTGTTCACTTAAGGCAGTAAATTTCTGTTCATATTAGTCCTTGCACAGGTATAATGTGTAAGTATGTATCATTGCTCAAATATGCCTTAAACTGACCACTGAAAGGCACTCAGTACTTTTGTTTAGTTAAAAATCCATGTTAGAGAAGAAGTTTTCATTAATTCCTTGGCAGGCTGTCATCTCTGCAGGTTCCCTGTATGACACCAATAACTAAAACCAGACGTGCCTATCTCTAGTTGATGCACAAACGCACATAGAAACAATGGTCAGACTGCAACAAGCACTCCAGAAATATACTGCAAAAAGATCTAATAATCCTTGTAGTGAGCCTGGATTGAAGCACTCACATCATACTTTGGTTTATGGATTGCCAGCACGTCGgcttatttttgtaattatggGCAGTGCTCTGCGAGGCCTGTGTCGTTCGTTACCTGCGGAAACCAAGTGTTCTGCattgctggagttcaaggaaatgaaaaatcccAACTTCCTGGGATATCGCTGTCTGGTGAGTTGTGTTGGgtagaggaaagcaaaaattaaaatgagacaAAGAGAGGGATGAAATGGCAGGACTGGGAGTTTTCAGACTTTTTTATGTCAGCAGGTTCTCATTGATTTTACTTTATGTGTTACTTAGCGCAGCAGAAAAGCCAGAACAAATAAAACTAGTGAGGAAACCAAAGACTTGCAGGCCTGTGAAGGAGGGTGGCTTTGAAAAAAACTCCTGAATGAGTGGTTGATTTTTGAAGATGTTTGATCTCTATTTTTAGGCGTTTATACTCAGGAGTGTGTTTAGCTTGTGATGTTTTCATTACTGCTgccttttgctttcctcttgccttccttttttctttaatttggaATCCTGCAAAGTCTGTGATTTATAAAGCAGGATCCTAGGGCGCTTCTTGCGACAAACAGAGCACTGGGCGCACTGAAGGATTGGGCTCACATTCCTGCACAGCACTTTGGTGTAAGGGTGCTCACAGAAATGCTCTGCAGACACGCAGACTGTATTATGGCCTCATGGTTTTGTGTGGTCCTTGCCAACTTCTCTCAATTTAACATTTGTAGAAATTAACATGTAATTTAAAAACGAGCCATAAAACGTAAAAGCATAATGTGAACACAATGGAACCTGTTTTCGGAGACAACTCAAGGGACCAGCAAAAGCTGCGAGCTTTAGTGACTTTTTCAAGTTCCTTCTAAATGGTGCCGGGGACCTCGGGGATGCTTTAAAATCAATGCAAACCAGGGAGAGCTGAAGGAGGTCCTTGTTGCAGATCCTAATGTCATccagaaatgaaactgaaaagggGAATGTAGAGCAGAGTATTAAATGCACAAAGCAGTGTAACTGCAGTGTGGAGGTTGCACAGTTAAGATCATATTTCAAGAGGAATTTTATTATTACACGACCAGATTCATCAACGCTGAAATAGTGTGGAATTGAGAATGGAGGAACAGATTGTCTTTAATTTGCTGCCTTAATGGCTTTTCCTAAAGAAAGACTAAAAGGAAACTGCTATGCTACAGGGACAGCATCAGATTCAATATATATAATGGTAGCCCAAACTTGAGGATTTTAAAGATTCTTCCTGCTTCCCTCGTGTTAagtcttacatttttttcagtttgaacagagaaaatcaaatacacttctttttctaatttttttcaaCCTCTCTTTAGCTTCTTGATTTCTCGGCACTTGCACGTGGAATGTGTCAGGATTATTTCCACACGACACTGGAAAATGGTGCTTCATCAAAACTGACTTTAGTTGTTTTTGGTGGAAATGTACCCGTTTCAACCAGAAGGTCTCAGGTGGCAGTGTAGAGGAAGACCACGTTgtgttgtgctttttgtttttataaaaccCAAAGTATTAGCAGCTCTGGAGAATGGGTCATGTGCTTGGCTTCTGCCAACACCATGCTCATGGGCAGAGTTGGGTGTGATTGCTGTGTAGACCCAGGGGAGGTGCACACACACCTCTGCTATTGGTTTGGTTGCTGCTGTAGTTACTgagtattttctgtttgctgcatTTGGCCACGAGGCAGCTTATGttggggcagcagcacagctcccatggCTCCCGACAGCATTAGCATCGTAGAGACTGAGATGCTTTCATGTGAATGACTTGAAAAAGTGACAGCATCTGACAAAAAACTCAGTGAAACACAAATACCAGGGCCTCAGTTTCTGCTGCCCATGccctcccagcagcctgctggTGTGGCTCTGGACCATTAGATCTCCCCAGTGCAGATAttcacagcagcagccaaaaaGCAGGAGACCCCTGTGCTTGCCTAGAATGTCTCTCAGACAGCAAGGAAAATGCAGTGTGCTATCACAAATTGCCAACAACCATATATTTTAATGCTCCTTTTTTGCAAATGCTCCAGGCCAAGGGTCAGGCTTCATTCATTTAATGAAGATGTGTGtgcaaggagaaggaaatatCCCCATTTTCCCATTGTTCAAAATGGCTTCAAATGCTTGGTCTTAAAACCTGGGGTCAGCCCAAATGCAAGTGTTTCAGGAAATAATGCGTGTGGAAAAGTACAGGAGCATAAATCAGAGTGTTT encodes the following:
- the MKX gene encoding LOW QUALITY PROTEIN: homeobox protein Mohawk (The sequence of the model RefSeq protein was modified relative to this genomic sequence to represent the inferred CDS: inserted 1 base in 1 codon), translated to MNAVHRRGRCRAYLPLGEDSGRLHAAEAAGAERAELGPRDALSRSTTAVPYCARAEIPALPPRSQSAHLGTEFPPLSAAPLSPFLGCRARQSGGKVRHKRQALQDMARPLKQWLYKHRDNPYPTKTEKILLALGSQMTLVQVSNWFANARRRLKNTVRQPDLSWALRIKLYNKYVQGNAERLSVSSDDSCSEDGENPPRNHMNEGGYNKPVHHTVIKTESSVIKTGVRPETSANEDYVSPPKYKNSLLNRYLNDSLRHVMATNAAMXGKTRQRNHSGSFSSNEFEEELVSPSSSETEGNFVYRTGKGFFLHHF